The genomic window TTTGGCGTGGCGGCCCTGAGAGACGGCACGCGGTGCCCACCACGCATTACGCACGAGAGCTCGATGGTCACGTTGCGCGTCGTCCGTCATGACAGGGATCTGGTGCTGGCCGAAGTCCCGAGCGAGGTGATCCCCAGCCGCGGCGAAGTGCTGCAACTGGATACACTGGACGATACCGGCGAGAAGTCGAAGCCCAGCACCCTCTGGCGCATCGTCTCGGTCACGTTGCACGTGCCGTCTCTCGCCTCTTCAGTGCCGAAAGACGGGTCGGCGCTCGCCGTGCGACGTGTCGAGGTCGCCGTCCTCCCAGACATCTCGCTCGTCCCCGAGTTCGCCGCCGCGGCAGAGAAGATCCTTTCCGAGTCGAAGATGTGACCGGGCCTTCCTCGAGCCCCCCCCGAGCGACAGGCGACGGTGCGGTCGGACTCGACCTCACGAGCGGCCGGCTCCTGTCCATGTACACGCGGACGCAGGAGCTGCCGCCGCATTTGCGCGAGTGGCAGCTGCCACCGGGTTGGGCGTGGGGATCCGAGGGTCTCCACACGCAGCATCGACACTATCAGGAAGTCGTCGACGCGCTGGGCCGGTCGCTCTCGTTGGTGACCGCGCCAAACGATTCGCACGCCGCATGGCTCGAGGCGGAGGCGCGGTCTCTCGCGCATCGAAACCACCCCGCGATCCCGACAACCTATCACTATTGGTCGACCTTCGCGGTGAATCGCCGAGGCCCGGGCTATCTGCGCCGCTGGATCGCCGGTGAAACGATCGCCGCGCGGATGGTTCGCATGGGACCGGACGACGTCCCGGGCGCGCTTCGCGTGCTGCGCGAGATCGGCTCGGGTCTCAGCTATCTCCACGATCTCGGCGCCGCCCACGGCTGCATGTCACCGGAGACCGTCTTCGCGTCCCCGATGGGACGTCTCTGGATGATGGGCTGGCAGTGGGCGATGCCGAGCGCGGAGATCCCTACGGGAGTCTTCCCCGACTTCCGTTTCATGCCGGTGCCGCACGAGTGGACCGTTGGCCCGTGGTGCCCGACTCCGGCGAGCGACCAGTGGCAGCTCGCGGCGACGTGCTTCGCCGCGCTGACCGGTGAGAATCCGCCGCCGGACGAAGTGCCGCCGATCCAACTCATGCGGCCTGACTGTCCGCGTGCACTCGCCGGCATCATCGATCGCGCGCTGAACCAGGATCCCGAGAAGCGATTCGCGTCGATCGCCGCGCTGCTACGCTCGATCGACCGGCTCATCGGCGTGCGCACGATGGTCGCGCTGGCGGGCGAGGAATCCGAGGTGTCTCGCGCCAATGAATCGCCGGAAACGCGGCTCCGCTGGGCGCTCGCCGACGATTATGAGGTGCTCGCCGCGCTCGGATCCGGCTCGTTCGGCTCTGTATGGCGCGTGCGCGACCTCACGCTCGGCCGCGAAGTCGCGCTCAAGCTGCTCCATCCTCGCGTCGCGCGCGACGAGCGCATCGTCGGACGCTTTCGCCGAGAAGCGAAGCTCGCGGCGCAGCTCGCGCATCCGGCGATCGTTCCGATCTTCGACTGGGACAGCCGCGGCGACGTCGCGTGGTACACGATGGAACTCGCCGAAGGCGGCTCGATCGCGGACCTGGTCGCGCGATCGGGACCACGCACGCTCAACGAGATCGCGCCGCAGATCGACTTCATCCTCAACGGCCTGTCCGCGGCGCACGCGATCGGGATCGTCCATCGTGACTTGAAGCCGGAAAACGTTCTCATAGATCGCTACGGCCGCTGGCGGCTCGCCGACTTCGGTATCGCCAACGCCACAGGCGAAGAAACGGCCGGCGCCTCGGGCACGCCCGCGTTCGCGCCGCCCGAGCAACTGCTCGGCGAAGAACAGGACGCCGCGGCCGACTGCTTCTCGCTCGCCGCGATCGTCGCCTACGCGCTGACCGGGACTCCGCCATTCGGTGAGCGCGACAGCGCGTCAATCTTGGCGCGGGAGTTGCGCGGCGACGTAGACCTGTCGACGCATCCCACGGAGCTCGCCGACTGGCTGCGCCGCGGACTCGCGGCGTCGGCGAACGAACGGTTTCAGGACGCGGCGTCGATGCAGGTCGCTTGGCGCGACGCCGTGAGCGCGGTGCTCGAGCAGGACCGACAGGTCCCATGGTGGAGGCGCTGGTTCGCCGGCGACACCGCCGAGGGCGGCGTCGCGTGGACGGGAGACCAGTTTCTCTCCAAATAACCGCCCTGAGGCATTCCGAGCGGAGGTGCGTGAGCGCCGGAGTTGTAGCCCTTGAACCATTCCGAGAGGTGCGTAAGCGCCGGAGCTGTAGCCCCTGAACCATTCCGAGCGGAGGTGCGTAAGCGCCGGAGCGAGGAACCAACGGGCCTTTTTTAGCGAACGACCGAATGGCGATAACGAGCACCGACCCGACCACGGGTGAGCAGCTGCGGGAATTCTCGCCGTTGACGTCGGCGGCGATCGAAGAAAAACTGGCGTGTGCCCGCCGCGCCGCGCAGGGGTGGCGATCCGCGCCGCTCGACGAGCGCACCGCCGTGCTTCGCCGCGCCGCCGAGCTCCTCGACGCGCGTCGCGATGATTACGGAAAGCTGATGACCCGCGAGATGGGCAAGACCTTCGGCGCGGCGAAAGACGAAGCCGCCAAGTGCGCGACGAGTCTTCGCTACTACGCCGACCACGCCGCCCAATTTCTCGCCGACGCACCCGTGGCCGCCGACGGCGAACGCAGTTACGTCGCGTTTCAGCCGCTCGGCGTCGTGCTTGCCGTCATGCCGTGGAATTTCCCGTTCTGGCAGGTCATCCGATTCGCGGCGCCGGCGCTCGCGGCGGGCAACGTCGGACTCCTCAAGCACGCGTCAAACGTTCCGCAGTGTGCTCTGGCGCTCGAGCAGCTCTTCGCCGACGCCGGCGCGCCGGCCGGCGTCTTTCAAACTCTGCTCATCGAATCGGGCCAGGTCGAAGCAGTGATCGGCGACGACCGCATCGCCGCCGTAACGCTCACCGGGAGCGAAGGCGCGGGCAGCAGCGTCGCGGCAGTCGCGGGCAAGCACATCAAGAAGACCGTCCTCGAGCTGGGCGGCAGCGATCCGTTCATCGTGATGGAAAGCGCCGACCTCGACGCGGCGACGCAGACCGCCGTTACGGCGAGAACGATCAACAACGGGCAGTCGTGCATCGCGGCCAAACGGTTCATCGTCGCGCAGCGAATCGTCGAAGACTTCACGACGCGGTTCGCCGAGCGCATACGTGCGCTCGTCGTCGGCGACCCAATGGACGCGCGCACGAACGTCGGTCCACTCGCGACCGAGAAGATCCGCGACGACCTCCACTCGCAAGTGACTCGCGCGACCAAGGAAGGCGCGTCGCTTCTCGTCGGCGGCACGCCGCGCGCCGGCAAGGGCTTCTTCTACGAGCCGACCGTCATGCGCGACGACACGCGACGCACCGCCGTGTTCCGCGAAGAGACCTTCGGCCCGCTCGCCGTCATCACCAGCGTGCGCGACACGAGCGACGCCATCGCCGCGGCGAACGATTCGCGGTTCGGGCTCGGCGCCGCGGCCTGGACGCGCGACGAAGAACAAATCCAGCGGTTCGCGCGCGAGCTGGAGGCGGGAAGCGTGTTCGTGAACGGGATGGTCGCGTCGGACGCGCGCTTCCCGTTCGGCGGCGTGAAGAAATCGGGCTATGGCCGTGAGCTCTCGGCCTTCGGGATGCACGAGTTCGTGAACGTGAAAACCGTTCGCATCCGCGGCGCGAGCGCCGCGCGCTCCGGCAGCACTACGGAGTAGACGCGCCCTCGGCCGCCGCGCGAAGCGCGATCGTCACCGTCGCGCCGCGGCGTCCGTCGGTCGGCGGTTCGACGCTCGGGCTATGCACGGTGATCGATCCGCCCCATCCTTCGACGAGCTGACGACTGATCGCCAGACCGAGTCCGCTCCCGCTCGTTCGCGTCGAGAAATGCGGCTCGAAGATGCGCGGCAGGACGTCGGCCGAAATTCCGAGGCCGTCGTCGCTCACCGTGATCGTCGCGTGGTCGGCGTCGCCGTTGTCTCCCGGAGGGGTCACGCTCACGAGGACGCGGGCCGCTCCAGCGAGCCGCGCGTTCTCCAGCACGTTGAGCAACACCTCTTTCAGCTCGTCCACGCGGGCCAGCGCGGTGACGCGCGAGTCGTCGCCGGTCTCGACCCACTCGACCTCGTCGCCTTCCCCGCCTTCTCCCCCCATTCGCTCGAGCGAGACGACCTCCCGCACGATCGCGGCGATGTCCACTTCGCTCGGGCGCGCTCGCTCGTCCGGTGCCGCCCCGTAGCGGCTGAAGGCTCGCGCGATCTCGTCGAGACGGTCGATCTCGGCGAGGATCTGATTCACGTTGTGATCCAGGACGCGGTCGAAGTCGACGCGTTTGTCGGCGCGTGCCCGCCGTAGATGCTGAACGCCCAGCCGGATCGGCGTGAGCGGATTCTTGATTTCGTGCGCGACCTGACGCGCCATCTCGCCCCACGCGATCACGCGCTGCGCGCGCGCGATCTCGCTCACGTCGTCCACCGTGATCACGATTCCACCGCCGCCGCGAGAGAGCCGCGTCAACGTGCCGCGCAGTTGCCGCTGCTCAACGGTCGCCTCGAAATCGAGCTCGTCGGCGGCGCCTTTCATGAATTCGTCCACGCGATGCGCCACTTCGGCATTGACCGTCTCGTCGAGATGCGCGCCCGGCGGCAGCGACACGCCGAGCAACTGTTCGCTTCGCGGATTGGCGAGCGTGATCCGGCGCTCGCGATCGACGGCGACGACGCCGCTGGCCACGTTGCGGAGCACCGCCGCCGTGCGGCGCTGCGCCTCCTCGAGCGCGGAACGGCTCGCGTTCAAATCGGCGGTCATGCGGCGGAACGCGGCGAACACCGGGAGGAATTCGATCGTCGGCTCCGTCTCGAGCGGCGCCGTTCGGCTGCCGCCGGCGAGGGCGAGCGCCGCTTCGCGCAGTGATCCGATGGGCTTCGCGAGTTGGCGCGCGGCCAGTCCGCTCAACCAGAGCGCGGCGAGCGCGCCGAGGGCGGTGGCGAAGAGCACGAGGACGCCGAGATCGCGCCGACGGCGGCCGAGCGGAGCGTCCGTCGCGCGCGCGGGCGCCGCGATGACGGCGGGCGGAGGCGGGATCTCGGTCAGCGAGCGATACCCGAACAGCGTCGGCGAGTCGCCGACCGACTCGATCTCGGTCGCGTTCTCTTCGGCGTGCACGGTGAGCGTCCGTTCGATGCTCGGCGGCAGGAGCCGGCCGGTCGGCGCGAGATCGTCATAGAGCTGATCGCTCGTCTGACGGAGCTCGCCGCCGCGAAACACGAACAGCGGCGTCTCGAGACGCTCGGCCTGTTCGCTGAGACGAGACAGCGAGTTGGCCGTCGGCTCGATCGACCTGAGCGTCTCGCCCACCAGCACGGCGCGAGACTGGACCGCGTCCGACGCGAGCTGGCCGTACATCCAAACCGCGAATCCAAGTCCTGGAATGACGAAAAACGCGAACAGCGCCAGCGACAGCCGGGTGCGATAGCTACGGCCGAGCGTACGGCGACGGGCGCGCA from Gemmatimonadaceae bacterium includes these protein-coding regions:
- a CDS encoding serine/threonine-protein kinase, encoding MTGPSSSPPRATGDGAVGLDLTSGRLLSMYTRTQELPPHLREWQLPPGWAWGSEGLHTQHRHYQEVVDALGRSLSLVTAPNDSHAAWLEAEARSLAHRNHPAIPTTYHYWSTFAVNRRGPGYLRRWIAGETIAARMVRMGPDDVPGALRVLREIGSGLSYLHDLGAAHGCMSPETVFASPMGRLWMMGWQWAMPSAEIPTGVFPDFRFMPVPHEWTVGPWCPTPASDQWQLAATCFAALTGENPPPDEVPPIQLMRPDCPRALAGIIDRALNQDPEKRFASIAALLRSIDRLIGVRTMVALAGEESEVSRANESPETRLRWALADDYEVLAALGSGSFGSVWRVRDLTLGREVALKLLHPRVARDERIVGRFRREAKLAAQLAHPAIVPIFDWDSRGDVAWYTMELAEGGSIADLVARSGPRTLNEIAPQIDFILNGLSAAHAIGIVHRDLKPENVLIDRYGRWRLADFGIANATGEETAGASGTPAFAPPEQLLGEEQDAAADCFSLAAIVAYALTGTPPFGERDSASILARELRGDVDLSTHPTELADWLRRGLAASANERFQDAASMQVAWRDAVSAVLEQDRQVPWWRRWFAGDTAEGGVAWTGDQFLSK
- a CDS encoding NAD-dependent succinate-semialdehyde dehydrogenase, giving the protein MAITSTDPTTGEQLREFSPLTSAAIEEKLACARRAAQGWRSAPLDERTAVLRRAAELLDARRDDYGKLMTREMGKTFGAAKDEAAKCATSLRYYADHAAQFLADAPVAADGERSYVAFQPLGVVLAVMPWNFPFWQVIRFAAPALAAGNVGLLKHASNVPQCALALEQLFADAGAPAGVFQTLLIESGQVEAVIGDDRIAAVTLTGSEGAGSSVAAVAGKHIKKTVLELGGSDPFIVMESADLDAATQTAVTARTINNGQSCIAAKRFIVAQRIVEDFTTRFAERIRALVVGDPMDARTNVGPLATEKIRDDLHSQVTRATKEGASLLVGGTPRAGKGFFYEPTVMRDDTRRTAVFREETFGPLAVITSVRDTSDAIAAANDSRFGLGAAAWTRDEEQIQRFARELEAGSVFVNGMVASDARFPFGGVKKSGYGRELSAFGMHEFVNVKTVRIRGASAARSGSTTE